Genomic DNA from Dethiosulfovibrio faecalis:
TGTTCCATAGATACCATCGTCTGCGACGTCGACGTCGCTAAAGTGGCGGTGCTGGGGGTTCCCGATCGCCCCGGCATAGCGGCCCATCTTTTTTCCGCCCTTAAGGAGGCTCAGGTGCCAGTCGAGATGGTCATTCAGAGCGTCATGAGAGGCGACGTAAACGACATAGCCTTTCTGATAAAGGACTCCCGCATAGGCGAGGCCATAGACGTCTGTCGCAAGATGCCCGGCGAAATAGGCGCCCAGGGAGTGACCTTCGATACCGAAATATGTCGAGTGGCCCTTTACGGAAAGGGCTTTTCCGACCGCCCAGAACTGCTGTCCGACGCCTTTTCCGCCCTGGCCGAGAGAGGCATAAACCTGGAAATGATAGTGGAGACTCCGGAATCTCTGTGTTGCATCCTGGCTAAATCCAGATCGGAAGAGGCGTTGGATATTCTCAAGAAAAGGTTCGATTCCTGAATTTTTTGAGGTACAATACCGGGAGTGCCATGAAAGTTTACATAGACCTTTGGAGGGATCGATTTGAGACTTTGCTATATGGACGGAAACTTCCTTCCCTTTGATCGTGCCGCTCTTCCTCTCTCGGATCACATAATACTTCGAGGCATAGGAGTCTTCGATCTCGTCAGGACCTACGGCAGAAGGCCCATGATGATGACTTACCATCTGGAAAGACTCTTGAAATCCGCTTCGGCTCTGGGAATAGAGAACAAACTCGGAGTGGAGGCTATGAAATCCATAGTCAGAGAGGGAATCGGCCGGATGGATGGAGACGGAGAGGTTCTGGTGAACTTCTACATAACCGGAGGAGATAATTTCGTGGACGGATGTCGTTTCCCCGATCCACGTTACTTCGTTTCCTTTCAGGACCTGGTTCTTCCCGATAAGGAGCTTTACTCCAAGGGAGTCAGGCTTTTCCCCCTGGACAGAGCCAGGCTGATGCCCTCGGCGAAAAGCATAGACTACAGTGCCGCCTTGGCAAAAAACAGCGTCGATCCCGGGGCCCTCGAAGTGCTTTACTGTCCAGGGGGCGGAATAACCGAGGCGGGACACAGCAGTTTCTTCATGATAAAAGACGGAAAGGTCGTAACCGCTCCGGACGACGTGGTTCTAGCCGGAACCACTCGATCTCTTCTCCTTCAGATACTGACGGAAAACGAGATAGACCTGGAGCTGCGGGTTCCGTCTCTGGAGGAGCTGTCCGAGGCCCAGGAGGCCTTTATAACCGGATCGGTGAAGGAGATAATGCCGGTCGTTCAGGTAGGGGACATGACGGTGGGAGACGGCAATCCCGGAGAATTTACCGGTAGGATAAGGACACTATACAGAGAGAACATACCGAGATGGTTGGAGTAGGAAAAATCGTCTCTCTCGTTCGCTCGTTTTGCGAGAAAGCGGTAAAACAGGTTGAACCGATCGATCCTATGAGCCGTAAGGACAGAATTTCCCTGAAAAGACTCTTTCAGACCCTGCCGGACGGAGTGGTCCTGCTGGACCAAGACGAGAGGGTGGTGGACGTCAACGACGCTTTCCTCGGTATATTCCGTTTCTCCAAAAAAGACCTGCTGGGGAATAAACTGGACGAGATGATTCTTCCCCCCGACAGGGTGGACGAGGGACTGGCGATAAACCGAAGGATACTGGAAGATAAAAAAGTGGAGTTAGAGGGAACCCGTCTCAGAGGCGACGGAGAGATCATAAAGGTAATGATCTTCGGGTGTCCCATAGAGGTGGACCGAAAACTCGTCGGTTTCTACGGCATATATCGGGACGTCACGAGGCA
This window encodes:
- a CDS encoding ACT domain-containing protein, whose amino-acid sequence is MSGCSIDTIVCDVDVAKVAVLGVPDRPGIAAHLFSALKEAQVPVEMVIQSVMRGDVNDIAFLIKDSRIGEAIDVCRKMPGEIGAQGVTFDTEICRVALYGKGFSDRPELLSDAFSALAERGINLEMIVETPESLCCILAKSRSEEALDILKKRFDS
- a CDS encoding aminotransferase class IV; the protein is MRLCYMDGNFLPFDRAALPLSDHIILRGIGVFDLVRTYGRRPMMMTYHLERLLKSASALGIENKLGVEAMKSIVREGIGRMDGDGEVLVNFYITGGDNFVDGCRFPDPRYFVSFQDLVLPDKELYSKGVRLFPLDRARLMPSAKSIDYSAALAKNSVDPGALEVLYCPGGGITEAGHSSFFMIKDGKVVTAPDDVVLAGTTRSLLLQILTENEIDLELRVPSLEELSEAQEAFITGSVKEIMPVVQVGDMTVGDGNPGEFTGRIRTLYRENIPRWLE